The proteins below are encoded in one region of Ochotona princeps isolate mOchPri1 chromosome 24, mOchPri1.hap1, whole genome shotgun sequence:
- the THUMPD1 gene encoding THUMP domain-containing protein 1 produces MADCAQQPAQAGGGKRKNRAQYVQAKRARRCDGGGPRQLEPGLQGILITCNMNERKCVEEAYSLLNEYGDDMYGPEKFTDKDLQPSGSEGDDDDAEAALKKEVGDLKASTEMRLRRFQSVESGANNVVFIRTLGIEPEKLVHHILQDMYKTKKKKTRVILRMLPISGTCKAFLEDMKKYAETFLEPWFKAPNKGTFQIVYKSRNNSHVNREEVIKELAGVVGSLNSENKVDLTNPQYTVVVEIIKAVCCLSVVKDYILFRKYNLQEVVKSAKDPSQLHTKQGNGKEVKLESDDRLNQNDPAAREDNQQGVADSSEEPRQTNPTSETQVAQEGGTKPESASQITDGPKSDTTDVS; encoded by the exons ATGGCCGACTGCGCCCAACAACCCGCCCAGGCTGGTGGGGGGAAGCGCAAAAATAGGGCCCAGTACGTACAGGCCAAGCGAGCTCGGCGCTGCGACGGCGGCGGGCCCAGGCAGTTGGAGCCCGGGTTACAGGGCATCCTCATCACGTGCAACATGAACGAGCGCAAGTGCGTGGAGGAGGCCTACAGCCTGCTCAACGAGTACGGCGACGACATGTATGGGCCAGAAAAG TTTACAGACAAGGATCTGCAGCCCTCTGGCAGTGAGGGAGATGACGATGACGCAGAGGCTGCTCTGAAGAAAGAAGTTGGTGACCTTAAGGCGTCTACGGAGATGAGGCTGAGAAGATTCCAGtcagtggaaagtggagcaaataACGTAGTGTTCATCAGGACACTCGGGATAG aacCTGAGAAATTAGTGCATCATATTCTCCAGGATATGTATaaaactaagaagaaaaaaacccGAGTCATCTTGCGAATGTTACCCATCTCGGGCACATGCAAAGCTTTCTTGGAAGATATGAAAAAATATGCGGAAACATTCCTGGAACCTTGGTTTAAAGCTCCAAACAAAGGGACATTTCAAATTGTATACAAATCTCGAAATAATAGTCATGTCAATAGAGAAGAAGTTATCAAAGAATTAGCAG GAGTCGTGGGGAGCCTCAATTCGGAAAATAAAGTGGATCTCACGAATCCACAGTACACCGTGGTAGTAGAAATCATCAAAGCTGTCTGTTGCTTGAGTGTTGTGAAAGATTACATACTATTCAGAAAGTACAATCTCCAGGAGGTGGTGAAGAGCGCCAAGGACCCATCCCAGCTCCACACAAAGCAAGGAAATGGGAAAGAAGTAAAACTGGAATCTGATGACAGGTTGAATCAGAATGATCCAGCAGCTAGGGAAGATAACCAGCAGGGCGTGGCAGACAGTAGTGAGGAGCCCAGGCAGACAAATCCGACCTCAGAGACTCAGGTGGCACAAGAGGGAGGAACTAAACCTGAATCTGCCAGTCAAATCACAGATGGACCCAAGTCAGATACAACTGATGTCTCATAG